A stretch of the Polyangiaceae bacterium genome encodes the following:
- the uvrB gene encoding excinuclease ABC subunit UvrB, producing MTRGFKLRSDFSPKGDQPEAISLLSRRLDAGERYQTLLGITGSGKTFTVANVIQHLQRPTLIIAPNKTLAAQLYGEMRDLFPENAVHYFVSYYDYYQPEAYIPTTDTFIEKDAIINDQIDRMRHAATHALLSRPDVIIVASVSCIYGIGSAESYEGLLIEIVKGEELLRDNLLRRLVDIQYERNDVDFHRGTFRVRGDVVEIFPAYEDKIAIRVEFFGDEVDGISEVDPVRGRVLSELDRYAVYPGSHYVTPRQQLQRAVDAIRAELRERLDFYDKQGRFLEKQRIEQRTMYDLEMLEQMGFVQGIENYSRHLSNREPGEPPPTLIDYFPDDFLLILDESHQTVPQVGAMYRGDRSRKETLVEFGFRLPSALDNRPLKFDEFEKYMRRVIFVSATPGDFELEKSTGGVIEQLIRPTGLLDPEIFVRPVAGQVDDLLGEIKKRVERDERVLVTTLTKRMAEDLTEYYSELGIRVRYLHSDVDTLERIDILRDLRAGEFDVLVGINLLREGLDLPEVSLVAILDADKEGFLRSPRSLIQTIGRAARNAGGQVFMYADRITDAMKRAMDETNRRRAIQARYNEEHGITPETIRRAILDINPASGTTDYYAVPRTPRSGKKDATPRSVDEREELAERVEALRQQMFAAAENLEFETAARLRDDLRRLTSGLPVEVRESLTPQPPRATSKSMPPGRANKRSRPSYPPQKRRK from the coding sequence ATGACCCGCGGCTTCAAGCTTCGCAGTGACTTCTCCCCCAAGGGTGACCAACCCGAGGCCATTTCGCTGCTCTCGCGCAGGCTGGACGCCGGCGAGCGTTATCAGACGCTGCTCGGCATCACCGGCAGCGGAAAGACGTTCACGGTCGCGAACGTAATCCAGCACTTGCAGCGGCCTACGCTGATCATCGCGCCGAACAAGACGCTCGCAGCTCAGCTCTACGGCGAAATGCGCGACCTCTTCCCGGAGAACGCCGTCCACTACTTCGTCAGCTACTACGACTACTACCAACCCGAAGCGTACATCCCGACGACGGACACCTTCATCGAGAAGGACGCGATCATCAACGACCAGATCGACCGTATGCGCCACGCCGCGACGCACGCGCTCCTGTCCCGCCCGGACGTGATCATCGTGGCCAGCGTCAGCTGCATCTACGGCATCGGGTCGGCCGAGTCGTACGAGGGCCTGCTGATCGAGATCGTGAAGGGCGAGGAGCTCTTGCGCGACAACCTGCTCAGGCGGCTGGTGGACATCCAGTACGAGCGGAACGACGTCGATTTCCACCGCGGTACCTTCCGGGTCCGGGGTGACGTCGTGGAAATTTTCCCGGCCTACGAGGACAAGATCGCCATCCGCGTCGAGTTCTTCGGCGACGAGGTGGACGGGATCTCGGAGGTGGACCCGGTGAGGGGTCGCGTGCTCTCGGAGCTGGACCGCTACGCGGTCTACCCGGGCTCCCACTACGTGACCCCGCGGCAGCAGCTGCAGCGGGCCGTCGACGCCATCCGCGCCGAGCTGCGCGAGCGCCTGGACTTCTACGACAAGCAGGGCCGCTTCCTCGAGAAGCAGCGCATCGAGCAGCGCACCATGTACGACCTGGAGATGCTCGAGCAGATGGGCTTCGTGCAGGGCATCGAGAACTACTCACGCCACCTCTCGAATCGCGAACCGGGCGAGCCGCCGCCGACCTTGATCGACTACTTCCCGGATGACTTCCTCTTGATCCTGGACGAGTCGCACCAGACCGTGCCGCAGGTGGGGGCGATGTACCGCGGGGATCGGTCGCGCAAGGAGACCCTGGTCGAGTTCGGCTTCCGCTTGCCCAGCGCCCTGGACAACCGGCCGCTGAAGTTCGACGAGTTCGAGAAATACATGCGCCGGGTGATCTTCGTCTCGGCCACACCGGGCGACTTCGAGCTCGAGAAGAGCACCGGCGGCGTCATCGAGCAGCTGATCCGTCCCACGGGGCTGCTCGACCCCGAGATCTTCGTGCGGCCGGTCGCAGGCCAGGTCGACGACTTGCTCGGAGAGATCAAGAAGCGCGTGGAGCGCGACGAACGCGTGCTGGTCACCACGCTCACCAAGCGAATGGCCGAGGACCTGACCGAGTACTACTCCGAGCTCGGCATCCGCGTGCGCTACCTGCACTCCGACGTGGACACGCTGGAGCGCATCGACATCTTGCGGGATCTGCGCGCCGGCGAGTTCGACGTGCTGGTCGGCATCAACCTCCTGCGCGAGGGGCTCGATCTGCCGGAGGTCAGCCTGGTGGCGATTCTGGACGCCGACAAGGAAGGCTTCCTGCGTAGCCCGCGCTCCCTCATCCAGACCATCGGGCGCGCGGCCCGCAACGCGGGCGGCCAGGTCTTCATGTACGCGGACCGCATCACCGACGCGATGAAACGCGCCATGGACGAGACCAACCGCCGGCGCGCGATTCAGGCTCGCTACAACGAGGAGCACGGCATCACGCCGGAGACGATTCGCCGCGCGATCTTGGACATCAACCCGGCCAGCGGCACCACGGACTACTACGCGGTGCCGCGCACCCCGCGCTCGGGCAAGAAGGACGCGACGCCGCGCAGCGTGGACGAGCGCGAGGAGCTCGCGGAGCGGGTGGAGGCGCTGCGCCAGCAGATGTTCGCCGCCGCGGAGAACCTGGAGTTCGAGACCGCGGCACGTCTGCGCGACGACCTCCGGCGCCTGACCTCGGGATTGCCGGTCGAGGTCCGAGAGTCGTTGACCCCTCAGCCACCCCGCGCGACGTCCAAGTCCATGCCGCCGGGCCGCGCCAACAAGCGCTCGCGCCCGAGCTACCCTCCGCAGAAACGCCGCAAGTAG
- a CDS encoding mannose-6-phosphate isomerase translates to MDPHLFSVILAGGSGTRFWPASRKLLPKQLLAIGPEPECLLAATVRRIEPLCPAERTLIATGVHLLEATRALLPWLSEASFLGEPVARNTAPCIAWATWEILARDPEAVVMVLPSDQHIGEPDAYRRALSAAVETARTGAITTIGLTPSRPETGYGYVEAGEARGGGALRVARFVEKPDRARAEQYLASGRHYWNSGMFFFRADVMAGAIRRYLPELGRALDELAAVPESERGATTAQAFGSFPSVSIDYAVMEKAEDLAVVPASFGWSDLGSWQSAWELADKDELANAAPADAVLADARGNLVRDLRTEGGRRVIALVGVEGLCVIETDDALLVIPREQAQDVRKVVDALKARGRTDLL, encoded by the coding sequence ATGGACCCCCACCTCTTCAGCGTGATCCTCGCCGGCGGCAGCGGGACGCGGTTCTGGCCCGCCTCCCGCAAGCTCCTTCCGAAGCAACTTCTCGCCATCGGGCCCGAGCCGGAGTGTCTGCTCGCGGCGACGGTCCGGCGCATCGAGCCCTTGTGCCCGGCAGAGCGCACGCTGATCGCGACCGGGGTGCACCTCTTGGAGGCGACGCGCGCGCTCCTGCCGTGGCTCTCCGAGGCCTCGTTCCTCGGCGAGCCGGTCGCGCGGAACACGGCTCCGTGCATCGCCTGGGCAACCTGGGAGATCCTCGCGCGCGACCCCGAAGCGGTCGTCATGGTGCTGCCGAGCGACCAACACATCGGTGAGCCGGATGCCTACCGCCGCGCCCTCTCCGCCGCCGTCGAGACGGCTCGAACCGGCGCCATCACGACCATCGGCTTGACCCCTTCGCGCCCGGAGACGGGCTACGGCTACGTCGAGGCCGGCGAGGCGCGGGGCGGCGGTGCGCTCCGCGTGGCCCGCTTCGTCGAGAAGCCGGATCGCGCGCGCGCCGAGCAGTACCTGGCGAGCGGGCGCCACTACTGGAACAGCGGGATGTTCTTCTTCCGCGCCGACGTCATGGCGGGCGCGATACGCCGGTACTTACCGGAGCTCGGGCGCGCGCTCGACGAGCTCGCTGCGGTGCCGGAGTCGGAGCGCGGCGCGACGACCGCGCAGGCGTTCGGGTCATTCCCGTCCGTGAGCATCGACTACGCCGTGATGGAAAAGGCCGAGGATCTCGCGGTCGTTCCCGCGAGCTTCGGCTGGAGTGACCTCGGCAGCTGGCAGAGCGCCTGGGAGCTTGCGGACAAAGACGAGCTCGCGAACGCGGCGCCGGCCGACGCCGTGCTCGCCGACGCCCGCGGCAACCTGGTGCGCGACCTGCGCACCGAGGGCGGGCGTCGCGTCATCGCCTTGGTCGGCGTCGAGGGGCTGTGCGTGATCGAGACGGACGATGCGCTCCTCGTCATTCCGCGCGAGCAGGCGCAGGACGTGCGGAAGGTGGTCGATGCGCTGAAGGCGCGTGGCCGGACGGATTTGCTCTAA
- a CDS encoding undecaprenyl-diphosphate phosphatase → MDAPVSSSILLGVIQGITEFLPISSDGHLALAQLVLGLEQGGLTLNVMLHAGTFLATLIVLRGRVVPALKEGTLSLAKPSRFSSTSGGRDALVVIVASLPTAVIGLLFRDAVERWTHSSVAIGLGFLGTAAVLLSTRFVRVGDREVPSLVGALVIGVLQGLAVLPGLSRSGSTIAAALWFKVRPDRAFELSMLMSLPAVAGAIGLEARHLRGTSEALLPAAIGATVSLVVGVGALLVLRRVVMRGHFAWFAAWVLPLALVTLGFVRDAPPAPAPAAVSSAANRDN, encoded by the coding sequence ATGGACGCACCTGTGTCCAGCTCCATCCTGCTCGGCGTGATCCAAGGCATCACCGAGTTCCTGCCGATCTCGAGCGACGGACATCTGGCGCTCGCCCAGCTGGTGCTCGGGCTGGAGCAGGGTGGCCTGACTCTGAACGTGATGCTGCACGCCGGGACGTTCCTGGCGACGCTGATCGTGCTCAGGGGCAGAGTGGTCCCGGCGCTGAAGGAAGGGACGCTATCGCTCGCGAAGCCGTCTCGGTTCTCGTCCACGAGCGGCGGACGCGATGCCTTGGTGGTGATCGTGGCTTCTCTTCCTACCGCGGTCATCGGCCTCCTGTTCCGTGACGCCGTGGAGCGTTGGACTCACTCCTCCGTCGCCATCGGGCTCGGGTTCCTCGGCACCGCCGCGGTGCTCCTGTCCACGCGCTTCGTACGCGTCGGGGATCGCGAGGTGCCCAGCCTGGTCGGGGCGCTGGTCATCGGCGTGCTCCAGGGGCTCGCCGTGTTGCCCGGGCTCTCGCGCAGCGGCTCCACCATCGCTGCGGCGCTCTGGTTCAAGGTGCGGCCCGACCGCGCCTTCGAGCTCAGCATGTTGATGTCGCTTCCGGCGGTCGCGGGCGCCATCGGCCTGGAGGCCCGCCATCTGCGCGGCACCAGCGAGGCGCTCTTGCCCGCTGCCATCGGCGCGACGGTCTCGTTGGTGGTGGGCGTAGGGGCGCTCCTCGTGCTCCGGCGCGTGGTGATGCGCGGGCACTTCGCCTGGTTCGCGGCCTGGGTGCTGCCGCTCGCGCTGGTGACGCTCGGGTTCGTACGCGACGCCCCTCCGGCGCCTGCGCCCGCCGCGGTGTCCAGCGCGGCAAACCGTGATAATTGA
- a CDS encoding amidohydrolase family protein, with product MKTKTGNAPRRYLLSCRALFTPRRSGSALFAGAFALAVTSACGDDATGGNGVGGSGNIGGSGGVTGGSGGVTGGSGGSAGGVGASGGVAGSGGVAGGGGTGGTTVGPGTALKVTECKTLSAGSGDLCSVQGGQKGLRLVGTVLAPQEVLRGGEVLLDEHGVITCVGCDCSGAPGAAAAPTVTCANGVISPGLINSHDHITYANNVPADSGTLRYDHRHEWRTGKNGKPEIKYSSGAAKNVVLAAELRFVMSGATSTVSAGSTPHLLRNLDTTKDKEGLLAQTVNSDTFPLDDANGKMLDSGCNYGTSPTTAQDIASLDAYQPHISEGVSQAARNELTCTTAGALDVVEPQTAIVHAVAVTPTEAKAIYDERAWVVWSPRSNVSLYGNTAPVTLLDNMGVGIALGTDWLLSGSMNLSRELRCADELNQKHYGKHFSDFELWRMVTTNGALAAGVELGVGMLKPGFIGDIAIFDGSTNKDHRAVIAAEPKDVALVLRSGVPLYGDDALLASAAIGGSTCETLDVCGAAKRACVAKDSAGTATLAAVKTAGEAFAPLFSCGAPPKEPTCVPSRPNEYTGQSSGSDKDGDGVPDASDLCPDVFDPARPLDQGKQGNADGDAKGDACDPCPSDPNDACKAPDPDDLDGDGWANGVDNCPDDANPGQEDADKDGKGDLCDTCATANPAFSACPVSIEAIRDPSHPQHPKPGAAVKLSGLYVTALRPDTGKARGFYVQDASLKPFTGIFVFTAGVSAGVAVGNKVDISATYEEFFNLSELVNAVITITDAGTTLPFGPIAVANPAEIATGGAKAEGYESMLVSVASVQVTNMNPDSPKDFDELAVTGNLRVDDELDPTIDNTFTVGTSFSKISGILTFSFSNHKLAPRSATEMVP from the coding sequence ATGAAGACCAAGACTGGCAATGCTCCTCGCCGCTACCTACTCTCGTGTCGCGCGCTGTTCACGCCGCGAAGAAGCGGAAGCGCGCTGTTCGCTGGCGCCTTCGCGCTCGCGGTGACCTCCGCTTGCGGGGACGACGCGACGGGCGGCAACGGAGTGGGCGGCAGCGGTAACATCGGCGGCAGCGGCGGCGTGACCGGCGGCAGCGGCGGCGTGACCGGCGGCAGCGGTGGCAGCGCCGGCGGCGTCGGCGCCAGCGGTGGCGTGGCGGGTTCCGGCGGTGTGGCTGGAGGCGGCGGCACCGGCGGCACCACGGTCGGCCCCGGCACCGCGCTGAAGGTCACCGAGTGCAAGACGCTGAGCGCGGGCAGCGGTGACCTGTGCAGCGTGCAGGGCGGGCAGAAGGGCCTGCGCCTGGTCGGCACCGTGCTCGCGCCGCAGGAGGTCCTCCGCGGCGGCGAGGTGTTGCTCGACGAGCACGGGGTCATCACCTGCGTGGGCTGCGACTGCTCGGGCGCGCCCGGCGCCGCGGCCGCCCCCACCGTCACCTGCGCGAACGGTGTGATCAGCCCGGGCCTGATCAACTCGCACGACCACATCACCTACGCCAACAACGTGCCGGCAGACTCGGGCACGCTGCGCTACGACCACCGCCACGAGTGGCGGACCGGCAAGAACGGCAAGCCCGAGATCAAGTACTCCAGCGGTGCCGCCAAGAACGTGGTGCTCGCCGCCGAGCTGCGCTTCGTGATGAGCGGCGCGACCTCCACGGTGAGCGCCGGCAGCACGCCGCACCTGCTGCGCAACCTGGACACCACCAAGGACAAGGAGGGCCTGCTGGCGCAGACCGTCAACAGCGACACCTTCCCGCTCGACGACGCCAACGGCAAGATGCTCGACTCGGGCTGCAACTACGGCACCAGCCCGACCACCGCCCAGGACATCGCCAGCCTGGACGCCTACCAGCCTCACATCTCCGAGGGCGTGAGCCAGGCGGCGCGCAACGAGCTGACCTGCACCACCGCTGGCGCGCTCGACGTGGTGGAGCCGCAGACCGCCATCGTGCACGCCGTCGCGGTGACGCCGACCGAGGCCAAGGCCATCTACGACGAGCGGGCCTGGGTGGTCTGGTCGCCGCGCTCGAACGTCTCGCTGTACGGCAACACCGCCCCGGTGACCTTGCTCGACAACATGGGCGTGGGCATCGCCCTGGGGACCGACTGGCTGCTCTCCGGGTCGATGAATCTGTCGCGGGAGCTCCGCTGCGCCGACGAGCTGAACCAGAAGCACTACGGCAAGCACTTCTCCGACTTCGAGCTGTGGCGCATGGTGACGACCAACGGCGCGCTGGCCGCCGGGGTCGAGCTCGGCGTGGGGATGCTCAAGCCGGGCTTCATCGGCGACATCGCCATCTTCGACGGCTCCACCAACAAGGACCATCGGGCGGTGATCGCCGCCGAGCCGAAGGACGTGGCCCTGGTGCTGCGCAGCGGCGTGCCGCTGTACGGCGACGACGCCCTGTTGGCGAGCGCCGCCATCGGTGGCTCGACCTGCGAGACCCTCGACGTCTGCGGGGCAGCAAAGCGCGCGTGCGTCGCGAAGGACAGCGCCGGCACCGCCACTCTGGCGGCCGTCAAGACGGCGGGCGAGGCCTTCGCTCCGCTGTTCAGCTGCGGCGCCCCTCCCAAGGAGCCGACCTGCGTCCCCTCGCGCCCGAACGAGTACACCGGCCAGTCGAGCGGCAGCGACAAGGACGGCGACGGCGTGCCCGACGCGAGCGACCTCTGCCCGGACGTGTTCGATCCGGCCCGCCCGCTCGATCAGGGCAAGCAGGGCAACGCCGACGGGGACGCCAAGGGGGATGCTTGCGACCCCTGCCCCAGCGACCCGAACGACGCCTGCAAGGCGCCGGATCCCGACGACCTCGACGGCGACGGCTGGGCGAACGGCGTAGACAACTGCCCGGACGACGCCAACCCGGGTCAGGAAGACGCTGACAAGGACGGCAAGGGCGACCTGTGCGACACCTGCGCCACCGCCAACCCGGCGTTCTCGGCCTGCCCCGTCAGCATCGAGGCCATCCGCGACCCGTCGCACCCCCAGCACCCGAAGCCCGGCGCGGCGGTCAAGCTCAGCGGGCTCTACGTCACGGCGCTGCGCCCCGACACCGGCAAGGCCCGCGGCTTCTACGTGCAGGACGCCTCGCTGAAGCCATTCACCGGCATCTTCGTCTTCACCGCCGGCGTGTCAGCGGGAGTGGCCGTCGGGAACAAGGTCGACATCAGCGCGACCTACGAAGAGTTCTTCAACCTGAGCGAGCTGGTGAACGCCGTGATCACCATCACCGACGCGGGCACCACCTTGCCCTTCGGCCCGATCGCCGTCGCCAACCCGGCGGAGATCGCCACGGGTGGCGCCAAGGCCGAGGGCTACGAGTCGATGCTCGTCTCCGTGGCCAGCGTCCAGGTGACCAACATGAACCCGGACTCGCCCAAGGACTTCGACGAGCTGGCGGTCACCGGCAATCTGCGCGTGGACGACGAGCTCGACCCGACCATCGACAACACCTTCACGGTGGGCACGTCGTTCTCGAAGATCAGCGGCATCCTCACCTTCAGCTTCAGCAATCACAAGCTCGCGCCGCGGAGCGCGACTGAAATGGTGCCTTGA